A single Actinomadura algeriensis DNA region contains:
- a CDS encoding acetaldehyde dehydrogenase (acetylating) translates to MSKLSAAIVGPGNIGTDLLVKLLRSDLIEVHSMIGVDPESDGLERARKMGVPASAEGVDWLLKQPTMPDIVFEATSAKAHLANAPRYRDAGITAVDLTPAATGPFVCPPVNLDSLADVPNLNMITCGGQATIPIVHAVSSVVPVPYAEIVASISSRSAGPGTRANIDEFTQTTAGAIEKVGGAERGKAIIILNPVEPPMIMRDTVFCAIPADADTDAIAASIEKMVASVAEYVPGYTLRAEPQFDEPRDIWNGMARVAVFLEVKGNGDYLPPWAGNLDIMTAAAARVGEQLARRKVAS, encoded by the coding sequence GTGAGCAAGCTCAGCGCCGCGATCGTCGGGCCGGGCAACATCGGCACCGACCTGCTGGTCAAGCTGCTGCGCAGCGACCTGATCGAGGTCCACTCGATGATCGGGGTGGACCCGGAGTCCGACGGCCTGGAACGCGCCCGCAAGATGGGCGTCCCGGCGTCGGCGGAGGGCGTGGACTGGCTGCTGAAGCAGCCGACCATGCCCGACATCGTGTTCGAGGCGACCTCGGCGAAGGCGCACCTGGCGAACGCCCCGCGCTACCGGGACGCCGGGATCACCGCGGTCGACCTGACCCCGGCCGCGACGGGACCGTTCGTGTGCCCGCCGGTGAACCTGGACTCGCTGGCGGACGTCCCGAACCTCAACATGATCACGTGCGGCGGGCAGGCGACGATCCCGATCGTGCACGCCGTGTCGTCCGTCGTGCCGGTGCCGTACGCGGAGATCGTCGCGTCGATCTCGTCGCGTTCGGCGGGACCCGGCACCCGCGCGAACATCGACGAGTTCACGCAGACGACGGCCGGCGCGATCGAGAAGGTCGGCGGTGCCGAGCGCGGCAAGGCGATCATCATCCTGAACCCGGTCGAACCGCCGATGATCATGCGGGACACGGTGTTCTGCGCGATCCCGGCGGACGCCGACACCGACGCGATCGCCGCGTCCATCGAGAAGATGGTCGCGAGCGTCGCCGAGTACGTGCCCGGCTACACGCTGCGGGCCGAGCCGCAGTTCGACGAGCCCCGCGACATCTGGAACGGGATGGCCCGTGTCGCAGTGTTCCTCGAGGTCAAGGGCAACGGCGACTACCTGCCGCCCTGGGCCGGCAACCTCGACATCATGACCGCTGCCGCCGCCCGGGTCGGCGAGCAGCTCGCGCGCAGGAAGGTGGCATCATGA